In Deinococcus arcticus, one genomic interval encodes:
- a CDS encoding metal-sensitive transcriptional regulator, with protein MPRATTARPPAPHPPEGEACHTSQHLCMPEDSRQRAARRLAIARGHLESIRRSLEDPDVYCVDVLRQIKAVQGALDGAASVVLRGHLEAHVATAATRGDAQDMVDELMDVLKYI; from the coding sequence ATGCCCAGGGCGACGACCGCCAGGCCGCCTGCGCCCCATCCCCCTGAGGGGGAGGCCTGTCACACGAGCCAGCACCTCTGCATGCCCGAAGACAGTCGCCAGCGCGCCGCGCGTCGTCTTGCCATCGCCCGCGGTCACCTGGAAAGCATCCGCCGCTCCCTGGAGGATCCCGATGTCTACTGCGTGGACGTGCTGCGGCAGATCAAGGCCGTGCAGGGCGCGCTCGACGGCGCGGCCAGCGTGGTCCTGCGCGGGCACCTCGAAGCGCACGTGGCGACCGCCGCCACCCGGGGCGACGCTCAGGACATGGTGGACGAGCTCATGGACGTGCTCAAGTACATCTGA
- a CDS encoding glutaredoxin family protein — MPHVILYATPTCPDCHALRRWFDRHGVAFEERDLTNPAVAEEAKARYGVRVAPITVVGEQFFYGTFDQQRPKLEALLS; from the coding sequence ATGCCGCACGTCATCCTGTATGCCACACCCACCTGCCCCGACTGCCACGCGCTGCGGCGCTGGTTTGACCGGCACGGCGTCGCGTTTGAAGAACGCGACCTGACGAACCCGGCCGTCGCTGAGGAAGCCAAAGCTCGGTACGGCGTCCGGGTCGCGCCCATCACGGTTGTTGGTGAACAGTTCTTCTACGGGACCTTCGACCAGCAGCGGCCCAAATTGGAAGCGCTGCTGAGTTGA